A stretch of the Macrobrachium nipponense isolate FS-2020 chromosome 23, ASM1510439v2, whole genome shotgun sequence genome encodes the following:
- the LOC135197916 gene encoding uncharacterized protein LOC135197916: MTALGPQNFQCEYRIGPRIQCLNDGIGSPEFPVLNDGIGPRISVLNDRIGPRIPVLNDRIGPRIPVLNDRIGPRIPVLNDRIGPRIPVLRLTANWVPRISVLKLTRIGPRIPQWLNDGIGPRIPVLNDGIGPRISVLNDGIGPRIPVLNDGIGPRIPVLNDGIGPRIPVLNDGIGPRISVLNDRIGPRIPALNDRIGSFSAE; encoded by the exons atgacggCATTGGGTCCCCAGAATTTCCAGTGCGAATACCGCATTGGTCCCAGAATCCAGTGCCTGAATGACGGCATTGGGTCCCCAGaatttccagtgctgaatgacggCATTGGTCCCAgaatttcagtgctgaatgaccgcaTTGGTCCCAgaattccagtgctgaatgaccgcaTTGGTCCCAgaattccagtgctgaatgaccgcaTTGGTCCCAgaattccagtgctgaatgaccgcaTTGGTCCCAGAATTCCAGTGCTGAGGTTGACCGCCAATTGGGTTCCCAGAATTTCCGTGCTGAAATTGACCCGCATTGGTCCCAGAATTCCCCAGT ggctgaatgacggCATTGGTCCCAgaattccagtgctgaatgacggCATTGGTCCCAgaatttcagtgctgaatgacggCATTGGTCCCAgaattccagtgctgaatgacggCATTGGTCCCAgaattccagtgctgaatgacggCATTGGTCCCAgaattccagtgctgaatgacggCATTGGTCCCAgaatttcagtgctgaatgaccgcaTTGGTCCCAgaattccagcgctgaatgaccgcataggttctttcagtgctgaatga